One genomic window of Falco peregrinus isolate bFalPer1 chromosome 18, bFalPer1.pri, whole genome shotgun sequence includes the following:
- the ATP5MC1 gene encoding ATP synthase F(0) complex subunit C1, mitochondrial, whose translation MQAPLALLSSPALFRCCSRALARPVSVSVFSRPEVQTVQPAGISYPQLTRREFQTSAVSRDIDTAAKFIGAGAATVGVAGSGAGIGTVFGSLIIGYARNPSLKQQLFSYAILGFALSEAMGLFCLMVAFLILFAM comes from the exons ATGCAGGCTCCTTTGGCTCTCCTCAGCTCTCCAGCTCTG tTCCGGTGCTGTTCCAGGGCCCTGGCCAGACCAGTTTCAGTGTCTGTTTTCAGCAGGCCGGAGGTTCAGACTGTACAG CCAGCTGGCATTTCCTATCCACAGCTGACCCGCCGTGAGTTCCAAACCAGTGCCGTTTCCAGGGATATTGACACTGCTGCTAAGTTCattggtgctggtgctgccacaGTTGGGGTGGCTGGTTCAGGAGCAGGCATTGGGACAGTGTTCGGCAGCTTGATCATTGGCTATGCCAG GAATCCATCTctcaagcagcagcttttctcctaTGCCATCCTGGGCTTTGCCCTGTCTGAGGCCATGGGTCTCTTCTGTTTGATGGTGGCATTCCTTATCCTCTTTGCTATGTGA